A window of the Lactuca sativa cultivar Salinas chromosome 5, Lsat_Salinas_v11, whole genome shotgun sequence genome harbors these coding sequences:
- the LOC111882331 gene encoding uncharacterized protein LOC111882331, which yields MDVRSKRPAVSSSSSSAPRSRRSRHLNFFFGLPQYVDYGDCSCVCEFCGAYFWYLEKVAKFSTPAHPRYSHCCRDGGVVLPYPPAFDPDFVALYENVSFMKDIRAYNSMFSMTSFGANVDHAVNEDRGPYVFKISGLISHTIGSLSPDPVKGPRFLQLYLFDTEHEVQNRLKAIDGPRKRDLDGNIVHFLVGFLGANNEYVQTFKLQHSLLFFVKFRPSTMLLLLLGFAIFLTPLLCILPYIFVFPFF from the coding sequence ATGGATGTTCGGTCAAAGCGGCCAGCTgtatcttcttcctcctcctctgcTCCTCGGTCTCGCAGGTCTCGACATCTCAATTTCTTTTTTGGCCTTCCTCAATATGTTGATTATGGTGATTGCAGCTGTGTTTGTGAATTTTGTGGTGCGTATTTCTGGTATCTTGAAAAGGTTGCTAAGTTCTCGACACCTGCTCATCCGAGGTATAGTCATTGTTGTCGGGATGGAGGTGTTGTTCTTCCATATCCTCCTGCATTTGACCCCGATTTCGTTGCTCTTTATGAGAATGTAAGTTTTATGAAGGATATTAGGGCATATAATAGCATGTTTTCCATGACTTCTTTTGGGGCGAATGTAGATCACGCTGTTAATGAAGATCGTGGGCCTTATGTTTTTAAGATATCTGGGCTGATTTCTCATACGATTGGATCACTATCTCCTGATCCTGTAAAGGGTCCCAGGTTTCTTCAACTCTATCTATTTGATACAGAGCACGAAGTTCAAAATAGATTGAAGGCGATTGATGGTCCAAGGAAGAGGGATTTAGATGGTAATATTGTCCATTTTCTTGTAGGCTTCTTGGGGGCTAATAATGAATACGTACAGACATTTAAGCTACAGCATTCTTTACTCTTTTTTGTCAAATTCCGTCCTTCTActatgttgttgttgctgttgggcTTTGCCATCTTTTTAACTCCTTTGTTATGCATTTTGCCTTATATAtttgtttttccttttttttag